From the genome of Toxoplasma gondii ME49 chromosome XII, whole genome shotgun sequence:
TCATGGCACTGTCGAAGACGAGAGTCACTTCCTTCCTGGAAAATCCACAAACCGCATGCAAGATGTGCAGTGGCAGCAACAAAACAAGTAGATGCATTTCTACGCGCGCAGACCAACACCCATTCACAGCCAaagacgcggagagacgcacagacaTGAACCTATACAGATATAAATGTGTAGACAGGCGCAGCGAGAAGCGTGCATCCCCAAAGATTCAAAAAGAAAccacggagacagcgggagaCATGAGAAACGCACACCGGTGTGCGAGCATGTGACCCGcgctcgcatgcagacacacacgtcGGCCTGCAGTTGAGCAGGTGGAGGCCGcacgagaacgaggaaggcggagTTCCCAGCAGAGATGCGGACTTGGAGAGAAGGAATTGGAGAGGAGTcaaggagaaagcagagagaagagaaggagagagttCCAAAAGAATGGAGACGATACAccacggagagaagggagaagaagtaGAGAGCAAAAGAGACTCCTACTTTTCGTCGCACATCGCCGCGAGAGGCGTGACGGAGCCTTTGGAGACATCGAGCATCGGGCCGAGAAGCTCCTCGTCCGCCAAGCGCATGCGCGGTGCGCTCAGCAATTTCGCGATCCCTTTGAGAGGAATAGGCAAATCctggaaacgcgagaaacaacACTCGCAGTGAACGTGGACAATCTGGAAAGCAAGTCGCCGAAAACAGTAAACAAAACCACCCGCTCCATGACCTCCACACGCATCTCCACAGACGCCCGAGACAATCTGACGGCCTCTGCTCCATGCATCCGtccacatacatacatgcatgcacatatatgtgcgtaaacatatatacatgttttTAAAGAGCGTCGCGTGCTCCcctacatgcatgcacgagtACATGCGCCCACAGATCGACATatggatatatgtatatatatatatatgtatatatataaatatgtatatatatgtatatatatacctggATCTGCGCACCTTAAATCCACGGTGTGTATTTGAGGTATCTCTGAGAAGCTTGGAGAAACAGGACACCGTTACGGATCCTGACAAGCGTGGCTATGCAAACCTGCATGTTGCGAAAGAATGGACGATGCTAGCCAACGTTTCGAAGAACAAAGCCGTACGTGAGTCACTGTGAGGAGGAAGAatctttgtttctccttcaggAACAGATTCGCAGCGATGACGCCCTTGTCGCGAAACGAGGCCTTCACCATGGCATCGACCGTCGCGACCGGCGCATGACGGTGGAGCTGGAAAAAAAAGGCACTGCATACGTTTCATCCCCGCTTCATCGACTGTCAGCATTTGCATTGGCCCTGCGTCGCAGGAGAACCGCAGAGACTCCGGGCAGAGACACTCCGAAGCGAACGAGCGGATAAATAGAGATAGGGGAACAACACAGGTCGGAAGAGACAACGCACAACGGCcagcacagaagaagaaatggaagaagtgagagagtggaagagtaagaaggagaaagagagcgtcagggagagaagggagagaagagcgcagagaagaagagagaaaaggagggagaagagagaagaaaggagaagagagaagcagggaaacAGAGATCAAGGAGGGGTGCAAGAGAGACCATATCagcaaaggaaaagagagaaagagatgtagagcaacgcagaaaagaagcgagacaggaagagagggtGACAGTGAAGGCGGGGGGACAGCGGGGAAGTGCAAGAGaggtacagagagagaaaggtaTCGTCAGAAACTGAGTGAGATCCTGgtcaagaaggaaaaacagccGGGCGTACTCGAGAGACTGCCTATATTACCTCGCGTTGTGCTCCTTCCCTCCCAACGCTTCGTACCTGGTAGCCGATTCCGAGTTCCTCGAGTTTTTGTAGGGCCTTGGCCTCGCGCCGTTGCTCTTCGGCGCTCAGGACCGAGACGTCGCTGTTAGTCGCCATCTTGCATGCGCTCACTTGGCAGAAAGAGCTCCCCGGGAAGCGCAGAGTCTctcgaaaaggaaacgaTGAGATaacaaagcgagagagataAGGGAGAGAGCacaaagggagaaagaagaactggagaaagacaaggaaaagaaagaagaactggagaaagacaaggaaaagaaagaagaactggagaaagacaaggaaaagaaagaagaactgaAGAGGGAAGGGAATGGTGATAACGAGAGTGGAACAGTCAGCAAAACACAAACGACAAGAGAGAGCTGGTGTATTGGGAGAGAGGGCTCAGGAGACTCTCGGCTTTCGCGTATTTCCTCTCCAGGTTTCCTACTTGATGCTTGGCTTTGAATTCCTGGAAAGTTTCCGAGGCCTTGTCGGCCGAGAGACGTGGAGGCGAAAGGTCGAAAAGATGCACAGCCGCGCAAGAGCGAGGACTCAACGCGGAGCTCagggacgaggaaggcgtcagttgctctgcatgctgtgccgcgagagaagcggggGACGGACGCTCGGAAGGCGAGAGTCGTCGAAGGCCTGGTCCACAAAGTCCACCAAAGCGAGCTGAAAAGCaacgaaaagggagagaaaagagtccCGGGGCGACAGAAGCCccgcgagaagacgccaggccgcatgcagcgcacGAACCGCGAGTCgctggaaaagaaacagcagcgacgagaaccacacagaaacaagagcgagaacaagagcgagaagcagggaTAGGCGAGGAGGGGGGGTCCGGcggtgaagaaggaggatAAAAAGGGTCGAGAACGCGGCaaaacgcagacagagaagggaggcggCCGTTTCTAGGGAGAGGCGCAGGCCAAGCAAACCATCTGTTTTCTTCAGGTCGAGAATtggcgaggaaagagcgacgtcgtggggagacgcgaagagctagggacacagagagaaggaagagacaagaggacgCGGAACGCTCAGTGTCGACGCGAGCTCTCGGAAGAGCTGGAGTTTCTGCGGACAGAACAAGCGGAGCTCGAAAGATAATCCGACGAAATCGAGAAAGATGGGGAATCTGCAGAGCgacaaacgaaaaaaaaagcctCCACCGACCCCCGCCCCCCGCGAGCTGCCAAGAGAGGTGTACGATGCGAGAGGCGCTGACGACAGCGTAGACACAGCAGTCGCAGTCAATGGAATCGACAGATCGCTCGACTTTGCGCGAATCAGCTAGTTGTCACCACTCCGAAGAGTTAAACTCTTCACGAAGCGTTCCTCGCCAACCTAAAGTCCTCATCTCCTCCcagtctgtcttctctctctcagtcgTTGACCTTCCCGCGcgcggtctctctcttctcgctcttcttctctgtcctcaaATCTGCCGGCGAAGACACCCCGCCGCTCCCAACTGTCTCGCCGGTGTCGACATCGACCCGCGCGGtcagtctctttttctccgcttctctgcagtctctttttctccgcttctctgcagtctctttttctccgcttctctgcagtctCTCCTTGGCGCTTTCTTCGAGGGAGACAAACGTTCGTTGTGTGCCAAGTGGCGACATCGTCTCCGTTCGTTCGTCGTCTGTGTGCGTCGCCCCCCCCCCAGCGGAGATTGCATGCTGCCGACCGTCGATTTTCGCATTCTCCGCGTTCTTGGTCTCttggtctctctcgccgaacttttctgtgttcaggcttcttcttttgcgtTCTCTTAGTCGCTCTCTTTCGGTTTTTCCCCGCCATGTTCTCTGCCTGCTCTCTTGCTCCGCGTCACTCGTATTGTGTCTacctcgccgtctctctcctcgtttgtcAGTTAAACGCTCCTCTGATCTCGACCCTGTAGGCGGGCATCTGCTTTTTCCCTCACCACAGACTCCGCAGcattttctcgtctcttgcATGCCTGTGGCTCTTTGCCCTCGCTCCACGGTGGTCGGAGGTCTGAGAGGCATCGAGTTCTCCAACCatttctgcctcctcgccgccgcTTCTGGAAAgaggtctctctcgcgccctgcctctgtctctttcttctctctctcctcttcttcgtgttgtctctctctgctcgtttttttctgcttcttcttatgttctcgtccttcgtcgtgactcttctcccgtcttgcttcgccgctcttctcAGTCGCGCTCTATCTCTGCTGCGCTGCTTTGTGCCTTtccagagacacaaagaaagaaaatggCGAGACTCGAAAACGCTTCTCGCGGGTCCGTttggggtgtacagacaccttgCGCGTGCAGGGAAAACTGTCTCCGGGGGAGCTTGCCACGGTGGTAGCGGGGAACGGCGCAGCGTTTGTTTTCAGGACCATGGGAGACGCGCcgcgagaagacacaaggggagaaggacagggcgctcttcctttccgctctgtctcctcttcgccttctcgactTGCCTGGCGATGgttctccctccttttcttctgtctcctctctgtagGGCGCTGctctgctttgtctctcgcgccttccttgtcgcaggttcctcgctctttctgCAAAGCCTCGTCTGCCAcggtcttctcgctctctcctctctccctcggtTCGAACGCCTCTGACTTCCGTCcccagtttctctctcctctgtcttctctctcgtcgagttggtcgtcgtcttccgtgtcgttcgtctttccttctcgttcctgGCATCCGTCTCCATCGAGAGGCGACCTATCTCTTCCAGCATAttgtcctgtctctgcctcttcgtcgctctcgccttcgggGCTCCTGCTTTTAtcggaagaaggagagccgCGTTGCGCAGATTCCGCggtcgtcctctctcctcgccgcctgCCGACGGACTCGAGACTCAGCGCgacttcgcttctctgcgcgtCTACGCGcgcctctttcgcctctcgctgtttGCATGCCcgggcgtctccttcctgtcctcGTCCCCCGTCGTCTGCCGTCTCTGCTGGGTGTGCtgcgccgcagccgccttcAGTGCCCACTCTGTCccttccctcgtctcccgCCAGTTcttgtcgctgcatgcagcctggCTCGCCGTCGCAGCTGCTCTGTCGCAGTAGAACGACGCTGGgcgccgtcgccgctgccgcccaagcagaagcagaaacaagagagacggagacagagaagagggagacggagacagagaagaggcggctTCCTAGGCTTCCTGCGTTCCCGCCAGAGACGTCTGTTTCGGAGACGCCGTTTGCAG
Proteins encoded in this window:
- a CDS encoding hypothetical protein (encoded by transcript TGME49_219840) — protein: MQRQELAGDEGRDRVGTEGGCGAAHPAETADDGGRGQEGDARACKQREAKEARVDAQRSEVALSLESVGRRRGERTTAESAQRGSPSSDKSRSPEGESDEEAETGQYAGRDRSPLDGDGCQEREGKTNDTEDDDQLDEREDRGERNWGRKSEAFEPRERGESEKTVADEALQKERGTCDKEGARDKAEQRPTERRQKKRRENHRQASREGEEETERKGRAPCPSPLVSSRGASPMVLKTNAAPFPATTVASSPGDSFPCTRKVSVHPKRTREKRFRVSPFSFFVSLERHKAAQQR